Part of the Candidatus Paceibacterota bacterium genome, ATGTGTAGCCATATACACACCTTTCCTGCTTATAATTGAAACAGGCTCCATCATCCCTCCACAATCTGCTGCCCTATCTCCTGGATTGATATCTACATGCTTTGACCACAGACAGTTTGGGCAGTGATTTGTAAACCCATTTCCCTTTACTGATGTATTACATCGCTCACAATTGAAGTC contains:
- a CDS encoding RNHCP domain-containing protein — its product is MSKKFQKRVEDFNCERCNTSVKGNGFTNHCPNCLWSKHVDINPGDRAADCGGMMEPVSIISRKGVYMATHRCVKCRTEKNNRLETHDNFDAAAKIVKDIAAKTKI